In one Neobacillus sp. WH10 genomic region, the following are encoded:
- the spxA gene encoding transcriptional regulator SpxA, whose protein sequence is MVNLYTTPSCTSCRKAKAWFEDHQIDYIERNILTDPLTEDEIKSILLMTEEGTDEIISTNSKTFQELNVNIESLSLHEMYKLIINNPKMLRRPIIQDEKRLQVGFNEEEIRSFLPRSIRTFMRMESQKAAGY, encoded by the coding sequence ATGGTAAATCTATATACGACACCTAGCTGTACTTCTTGCCGTAAAGCAAAGGCATGGTTTGAGGACCATCAAATTGATTATATTGAAAGAAACATATTAACTGATCCTCTTACTGAAGATGAGATTAAATCTATTCTTCTTATGACAGAGGAGGGAACGGATGAGATCATTTCTACAAACTCAAAAACTTTTCAAGAATTAAATGTAAATATTGAATCTCTTTCACTTCATGAAATGTATAAACTCATCATCAATAATCCTAAAATGTTACGGCGTCCCATTATCCAGGACGAAAAGAGATTACAGGTAGGATTTAACGAAGAAGAAATTCGTAGTTTTCTTCCTCGAAGCATTCGTACATTTATGAGAATGGAATCACAAAAAGCTGCCGGTTATTAA
- a CDS encoding TatD family hydrolase, with translation MNMIDAHIHLDHYHDEEIKKLFLDSAHIEALISVSFHLDSSKRNLLLSQKYQKVKPAFGYHPEQALPSVSELNVLLKWMDDHRDEMIAVGEVGLPYYLRQEQGISLAPYLEVLEAFIRMAKKWDKPIVLHAVYDDAPLVCDLLEKYSGSKAHFHWFKGEQKTIDRMARNGYHISITPDVVYEQEIQQLVRVYPLELMMVETDGPWPFEGPFSGKMTHPNMMGESIRKMALIKKLSVTEVSAVLLKNTKRFYQLIS, from the coding sequence ATGAACATGATCGACGCTCATATTCATTTGGATCACTATCACGATGAGGAAATCAAAAAGCTTTTTCTGGATTCTGCCCATATCGAGGCCTTGATTTCTGTATCCTTTCACTTGGATTCCAGTAAAAGAAATCTTTTGCTTTCACAAAAATATCAAAAGGTAAAACCTGCATTTGGCTACCATCCAGAACAAGCATTGCCTTCTGTAAGCGAGCTGAATGTGCTGCTAAAGTGGATGGACGACCACCGTGATGAAATGATTGCTGTCGGGGAGGTGGGGCTGCCATACTACTTAAGGCAGGAGCAGGGGATTTCGCTTGCTCCATATCTTGAAGTATTGGAAGCATTTATCAGGATGGCGAAAAAATGGGACAAACCGATCGTTCTTCATGCTGTTTATGATGATGCTCCGCTCGTTTGTGACCTTCTCGAAAAATATTCTGGTTCCAAAGCGCATTTTCATTGGTTTAAAGGGGAGCAGAAAACAATAGATCGAATGGCAAGAAACGGCTACCATATTTCTATTACCCCTGATGTGGTGTATGAACAAGAAATCCAGCAGCTTGTCAGAGTCTATCCACTCGAGCTAATGATGGTTGAAACAGATGGTCCTTGGCCATTTGAAGGTCCATTTTCAGGGAAAATGACCCATCCGAATATGATGGGGGAATCCATAAGGAAAATGGCTCTGATCAAGAAGCTTTCCGTTACGGAAGTTTCAGCTGTCTTACTTAAAAACACAAAAAGGTTTTATCAACTAATATCTTGA
- the speG gene encoding spermidine N1-acetyltransferase has product MSQELKLRPLEREDLKFVHELNNDAHIMSYWFEEPYEAFVELQDLYDKHIHDQSERRFIVEKDNNMIGLVELVEIDYIHRRTEFQIIIDPKYQGYGYAACATRLAMDYAFSVLNMHKVYLIVDKENEKATHIYKKVGFRIEGELQDEFFVDGHYHNAIRMCIFQQQYLDMK; this is encoded by the coding sequence ATGAGTCAAGAACTTAAACTGCGTCCTTTAGAACGAGAGGATTTGAAATTTGTTCATGAACTTAACAATGATGCACATATTATGTCTTATTGGTTTGAAGAACCTTATGAAGCTTTTGTGGAGTTGCAAGACTTATATGATAAGCACATTCATGATCAAAGTGAGCGTCGTTTTATAGTAGAAAAAGATAATAATATGATTGGATTAGTTGAATTAGTGGAGATCGATTACATTCATCGAAGAACAGAATTTCAAATTATCATTGATCCGAAGTATCAAGGTTATGGTTATGCAGCATGCGCAACCCGTTTAGCAATGGATTACGCCTTTTCAGTATTAAATATGCACAAAGTTTATTTAATAGTTGATAAAGAAAACGAAAAAGCAACGCATATATACAAAAAAGTGGGCTTTAGAATTGAAGGTGAGTTACAAGATGAATTTTTCGTTGATGGTCACTATCATAATGCAATAAGAATGTGCATCTTCCAACAACAATATTTAGATATGAAATAA
- a CDS encoding hotdog domain-containing protein codes for MSLQVGDIIKFERAFTAEDVVMFTKLSGDEGVHHINPDEQGRLIIQGLLTATLPTKVGGDHNVLARTMNFEFLRPIFTGDTVICEVTIEKFEKQENRISIITSFLCRNQNEKAVMKGNFSGIIL; via the coding sequence TTGTCGTTACAGGTAGGAGATATCATTAAGTTCGAACGGGCATTCACAGCAGAGGATGTTGTAATGTTTACAAAGCTATCAGGTGATGAGGGAGTTCATCATATTAACCCAGATGAACAAGGACGACTTATCATCCAGGGGTTACTAACTGCTACATTACCTACAAAAGTAGGGGGCGATCATAACGTTCTCGCTCGTACTATGAATTTTGAGTTTTTAAGACCAATTTTTACGGGAGATACAGTAATTTGTGAAGTAACAATTGAGAAATTCGAAAAGCAAGAGAATAGAATATCTATTATCACATCCTTTTTATGTAGAAATCAGAATGAGAAAGCAGTAATGAAAGGAAATTTTTCGGGAATCATACTATAA
- a CDS encoding thiamine-binding protein, translating to MANSLISIQIIPKTKDGEDVIPYVDEAIKVIDESGVKYEVHPLETTMEGELHELFTVISKMNERMIEMGSKNVISQVKILYQPTGISMDDLTEKYRS from the coding sequence GAATTCATTAATCAGCATTCAAATAATCCCAAAAACAAAGGATGGAGAAGATGTTATTCCATATGTTGATGAAGCCATTAAAGTAATTGATGAATCAGGTGTGAAATATGAGGTACACCCGTTAGAAACTACAATGGAAGGCGAACTTCACGAATTATTTACGGTGATTTCAAAAATGAATGAACGAATGATTGAAATGGGAAGTAAAAATGTCATTTCTCAAGTGAAGATCCTTTATCAGCCAACAGGCATTTCCATGGATGACTTAACGGAGAAATATCGATCATGA
- a CDS encoding Ger(x)C family spore germination protein, with protein sequence MRCSRLQKMISICILCFLCFFIVGCWNRKEIETLSFVIAVGIDPSESGYLVSSQVANTAALTKEGVKNAPNFFVYSTPGKTIFDAIRDATHNSPNKLFWSHTKVLVLSEKTARKGLMPVLEFFARDAEERRNFLLVITPQKAKDIIKTDVKTTLIPSMTLHQLLEGYKVSSQTAYINLNDFLRDHHGTTCPLIPVVHLVKNQGGKQGFAVSKAAIIKGDKFISYLTPSETRGAFWVQEKVKSGILETRCLNQSTKERIAFEIFKAESKIKVEKRFGKFVITVKINEKGSIAEASCLKNEINPIKIKEVEKLKKEAITKEIEAALKKAQKLNTDIFGFGEVIHRSYPKEWKKIEKEWDEIFPALKVDIKVESKITNNTLIQRKGQK encoded by the coding sequence ATGAGGTGTTCACGTCTTCAAAAAATGATATCGATTTGTATCCTTTGTTTTCTCTGTTTTTTTATTGTTGGCTGTTGGAACCGTAAAGAAATCGAAACCCTCTCTTTTGTGATTGCAGTAGGCATTGACCCTTCAGAGAGTGGATATTTAGTTAGTAGTCAGGTTGCGAACACGGCTGCATTAACGAAAGAAGGTGTTAAGAACGCGCCGAACTTTTTTGTTTATTCTACTCCTGGAAAAACGATATTTGATGCGATTCGAGATGCAACCCATAATTCGCCCAATAAACTATTTTGGTCACATACAAAAGTTTTAGTTCTCAGTGAGAAGACAGCACGGAAAGGGCTTATGCCTGTCCTTGAATTTTTTGCTCGAGATGCAGAAGAAAGAAGAAATTTTTTACTAGTTATTACACCACAGAAAGCAAAAGATATCATTAAGACAGATGTAAAAACAACACTTATTCCGTCCATGACATTACATCAACTATTGGAAGGGTACAAAGTTTCTTCCCAAACAGCATATATTAATTTGAATGATTTCTTACGGGATCACCATGGTACGACCTGTCCTTTAATCCCCGTTGTGCATCTTGTCAAAAATCAGGGAGGGAAACAAGGGTTCGCTGTATCGAAAGCTGCTATTATTAAAGGAGATAAGTTTATTTCTTACCTTACACCTAGCGAAACACGGGGAGCTTTCTGGGTGCAAGAAAAAGTAAAAAGTGGAATTTTAGAAACTAGATGTTTGAATCAAAGCACAAAAGAGCGGATTGCTTTTGAAATATTTAAAGCTGAATCGAAAATAAAAGTTGAAAAAAGATTCGGAAAATTTGTAATTACAGTCAAGATCAATGAAAAAGGGAGCATTGCCGAAGCATCATGTTTAAAAAATGAAATTAATCCTATCAAAATTAAGGAAGTAGAAAAGCTGAAAAAGGAAGCAATCACCAAAGAAATAGAAGCAGCTTTGAAAAAAGCACAAAAGTTAAATACAGATATTTTTGGTTTTGGGGAAGTCATTCATCGTTCTTACCCCAAAGAATGGAAAAAAATAGAGAAGGAATGGGACGAGATATTCCCAGCATTAAAAGTTGATATTAAAGTAGAAAGCAAAATTACAAACAATACATTAATCCAACGGAAAGGACAAAAGTAG
- a CDS encoding spore germination protein, translated as MKKKNFFKRRAAFLKSDSILEPKRSGSHLFSLSLDKNIQLLISKFGESSDFVYHRFNLNLHNTPAALIFLDSLVDTEIINNQIMRFILQLEDDPSLSKSKNIVDFIFMNLLQFTNIYKLNDTDNVIRALLYGDTVLFVEGQDLVLGIRTGQIKTRSISDPSIENEIKGPRESFIEDIHTNMAMVRRKIRNENLRFLNLQIGDITQTGVCIGYIHGIADAALVSEVKERLGRIQIDGVLDSAYIEELIQDHPYSPFSLVDYSERPDKTAAMLLEGRIVIFVDGTPLVLIVPVIFMQFFSTSGDYYLNFYFASFLRWIRLAAFFFALTVPSLYIALTTMHQEMIPTQLALRIAGSRSGIPFPALVEALLMEVSFEILREAGVRLPKGAGQAVSIVGALIIGQAAVEAGIVSPILIIVVSLTGISSFAIAKYEIGLTVRLLRFPLMIISSILGIPGITVAILALLVYMVSLKSFGVPYLSPLSPMTKSDLKDTLIRASWRKLAKSKHFFNKENEFDIEGE; from the coding sequence ATGAAGAAGAAAAATTTTTTTAAAAGGAGAGCCGCTTTTTTAAAATCTGATAGCATACTTGAACCAAAAAGATCTGGAAGCCATCTCTTTTCATTGTCTTTGGATAAAAATATCCAGTTGTTAATAAGTAAATTTGGTGAAAGCTCGGATTTTGTTTATCACCGTTTTAACTTAAATCTGCATAATACTCCAGCAGCGCTCATTTTTTTAGACAGCCTTGTGGATACGGAAATAATAAATAATCAAATTATGAGATTTATCCTTCAGCTTGAAGATGATCCTAGCTTATCTAAAAGTAAGAATATAGTCGATTTTATTTTTATGAATTTATTGCAATTTACAAATATCTACAAGCTAAATGACACGGATAACGTTATTCGTGCCTTATTGTATGGGGATACAGTACTTTTTGTTGAAGGGCAGGATCTTGTCCTTGGAATCAGAACAGGGCAAATTAAGACAAGGAGTATTTCAGACCCCAGTATTGAAAATGAGATAAAGGGACCGAGAGAATCATTTATTGAAGATATACACACAAACATGGCAATGGTCCGCAGAAAGATTAGAAATGAGAACCTTCGTTTTCTCAATTTGCAAATCGGAGACATCACCCAAACAGGTGTATGTATCGGTTACATTCATGGAATAGCTGATGCCGCTCTCGTATCAGAGGTCAAGGAAAGATTAGGAAGAATCCAAATAGATGGTGTATTGGACAGTGCATACATAGAAGAATTGATTCAAGATCATCCCTATTCCCCTTTTTCTCTAGTTGACTATTCAGAAAGGCCGGACAAGACGGCAGCCATGTTATTGGAAGGGAGAATCGTTATCTTTGTCGACGGCACTCCTTTGGTACTGATTGTCCCTGTTATATTCATGCAATTTTTTTCAACGAGCGGCGATTATTACCTCAATTTTTACTTTGCCTCCTTTCTTCGCTGGATTCGTTTAGCCGCATTCTTTTTTGCTTTAACAGTACCGTCACTATACATTGCACTTACCACAATGCATCAAGAAATGATCCCTACACAATTAGCACTGCGAATAGCAGGCTCTCGTTCAGGGATTCCTTTTCCAGCTCTTGTTGAAGCTCTTTTAATGGAAGTTTCATTTGAAATTCTGAGGGAAGCTGGAGTACGACTGCCTAAAGGTGCTGGCCAAGCTGTTAGTATTGTGGGAGCTTTAATTATCGGACAAGCTGCGGTAGAAGCGGGAATCGTTTCTCCCATCTTAATTATTGTGGTATCGCTGACTGGGATTTCATCGTTTGCTATTGCAAAGTATGAAATCGGTTTAACCGTACGCCTTTTACGTTTTCCATTAATGATAATATCTTCTATTTTGGGGATACCGGGAATAACGGTAGCGATTCTTGCTCTATTAGTCTACATGGTTTCCCTAAAGTCGTTTGGTGTTCCGTATCTGTCTCCGCTGTCGCCTATGACAAAGTCGGATCTGAAGGATACTTTAATTCGTGCTTCATGGAGAAAGCTAGCTAAGTCCAAACACTTCTTTAATAAAGAAAACGAATTTGACATAGAAGGTGAATGA
- a CDS encoding GNAT family N-acetyltransferase translates to MERRINYTVEPPENFQQLLTLYESLGWNSLNLSVTELELMCRQSWYAIYAFDEQQLVGMTRIISDGVITGIICGVCVYPSYQSKGIGKEMLNRIIAHCEQKRVIPQLMCADSLESYYETFGFQQFSIGMSKNIKR, encoded by the coding sequence GTGGAGAGAAGGATCAATTATACTGTGGAACCACCTGAAAATTTTCAGCAATTATTAACTTTATATGAATCATTGGGATGGAATTCATTGAATTTATCAGTTACTGAATTGGAACTCATGTGCAGGCAAAGCTGGTACGCTATTTATGCATTTGATGAACAACAATTAGTTGGGATGACTCGTATTATCTCGGATGGTGTAATTACTGGTATTATTTGTGGTGTGTGTGTATATCCCAGCTATCAGTCCAAAGGAATTGGAAAAGAAATGTTGAACCGAATTATTGCTCATTGTGAGCAAAAAAGAGTCATTCCTCAACTAATGTGTGCAGATAGCTTAGAGTCTTATTATGAAACTTTTGGATTTCAGCAATTTTCAATTGGAATGTCAAAAAATATAAAACGATAG
- a CDS encoding TetR/AcrR family transcriptional regulator yields the protein MQVRIMKAFIEEIHNKGMKFTMDDLARRLGISKRTLYEHFPSKIDILDAIIEQTLTEFDEKTEKIIQDDQLSLLEKIRSVITLVPKYNEFYDLRILEQMKRYYPEQWERIHNALSQWDALRELIEQGIREGLIVERNVQLIMKLIIDATNSALDRRFFLENSITVSDALNSIVDILLFGLINSSPEK from the coding sequence ATGCAAGTTCGGATTATGAAGGCATTTATAGAAGAGATTCATAATAAAGGCATGAAATTTACGATGGATGATTTAGCAAGAAGGCTCGGTATTAGTAAGCGAACGCTATATGAACATTTTCCCTCAAAGATAGACATTTTAGATGCTATTATTGAACAGACATTAACCGAATTTGACGAAAAAACCGAGAAAATTATCCAAGATGACCAATTGTCTTTACTTGAAAAAATCAGAAGTGTAATCACTCTTGTTCCAAAGTATAATGAATTTTATGATCTGAGAATTTTGGAACAGATGAAGCGTTATTATCCTGAACAATGGGAGAGAATTCACAACGCGCTCAGCCAGTGGGATGCATTACGGGAATTAATTGAACAAGGTATTCGTGAGGGTCTTATCGTTGAGAGGAACGTTCAGCTTATTATGAAGTTGATTATAGATGCTACAAATTCGGCACTTGACCGTCGCTTTTTTTTAGAAAATAGTATCACGGTATCTGATGCATTGAATTCCATAGTAGATATTTTATTATTTGGGCTCATAAACTCCTCGCCTGAAAAATAA
- a CDS encoding GntR family transcriptional regulator → MTLTMDDSRPIFMQIAENIEDDIIEGRLPEESQVPSTTQFASFFQINPATAAKGVNLLVDENILYKKRGIGMFVATGAKARLMEKRKESFYEQYVVAMIREAEKLGISKEQLTDMIWRGEGTQ, encoded by the coding sequence ATGACTTTGACTATGGACGACAGTCGCCCGATTTTTATGCAAATTGCTGAGAATATCGAAGACGATATTATCGAAGGCCGGTTGCCGGAGGAATCTCAAGTGCCGTCAACGACTCAATTTGCATCGTTTTTTCAAATAAATCCGGCAACGGCGGCCAAAGGCGTTAATTTGCTGGTGGACGAGAACATTTTGTATAAAAAGCGGGGGATCGGCATGTTTGTGGCAACAGGCGCAAAAGCAAGGCTGATGGAGAAGCGAAAGGAGAGTTTCTACGAACAGTATGTTGTGGCGATGATTCGCGAGGCGGAAAAGCTTGGCATTTCGAAAGAACAATTGACGGATATGATCTGGAGAGGGGAAGGAACGCAATGA
- a CDS encoding Rrf2 family transcriptional regulator, producing the protein MKSDFVIAMHSLVLLANTPDHMANSETIAENVCTNPARIRKVMSILRKSGYVKTKEGIGGGYVLSCDPEETTMSHIYLAISSGSLKPHWCTGDPKQNCVISSNTQGVMEEIFIEAEQHMQSYLNQITISNVLHRIKKLE; encoded by the coding sequence ATGAAAAGTGATTTTGTCATAGCAATGCATAGTCTGGTTTTATTAGCTAACACACCTGATCATATGGCAAATAGCGAAACAATCGCAGAAAATGTTTGTACGAATCCAGCAAGAATTCGAAAGGTAATGAGTATTTTACGTAAAAGTGGGTATGTAAAAACAAAAGAAGGCATTGGCGGAGGATATGTATTAAGTTGTGATCCTGAAGAAACAACTATGTCTCATATTTATTTGGCCATTTCATCTGGTTCACTTAAACCCCACTGGTGTACAGGTGACCCAAAACAAAATTGTGTGATATCTTCTAATACTCAGGGTGTAATGGAAGAAATTTTTATAGAGGCTGAGCAGCATATGCAATCTTATTTAAACCAAATAACGATCAGCAATGTACTGCACAGAATAAAAAAGCTTGAATAA
- a CDS encoding endospore germination permease codes for MKTSHNQPKINAKQLCFILLTNRVSVMVVFLPTILSTANSKDTWISSLISGFGGMVITYVVVTLSKRYPRYTLIQICIALFGKWIGGILSLLYLWFFLHLSFIIIREFAEILNIALMPETPIQVFIIYVILAVIFAVYRGLEAIARTSVIILPISLASLLIILILLAKEFHLELLRPIAENGWIPIMIGSIVPISLFGEVILIAMLFPYVEDQHKVLRYSMLAVLIGTFFLFALNAAVMSLFGPIEATNLTLPVYSLVRMISIGEFLERIEAIMVAIWIGLLFIKMCIFLYAGVLGTGQWLRLKSTKFIIIPFGGVALILSYISFKNIADLKYFTTPKHWGAYSLTLEFLIPCILLAVSFYRKRKRAI; via the coding sequence ATGAAGACAAGCCATAACCAGCCAAAAATTAACGCGAAACAGCTTTGTTTTATTTTACTTACTAACCGTGTCTCAGTGATGGTCGTGTTTCTTCCAACCATATTGTCGACCGCAAACTCAAAAGACACATGGATTTCTTCTCTTATATCCGGTTTTGGCGGCATGGTGATTACCTATGTGGTAGTAACACTCTCAAAAAGGTATCCCAGATACACTTTAATCCAAATTTGTATCGCTTTATTTGGTAAATGGATCGGTGGCATCTTATCTCTTCTTTACTTATGGTTTTTTCTCCATCTGAGCTTTATTATCATTCGAGAATTTGCAGAAATTTTAAATATAGCGTTGATGCCGGAGACGCCAATTCAAGTTTTTATTATATATGTAATACTTGCTGTCATTTTTGCTGTATATAGAGGACTGGAAGCGATTGCACGAACAAGTGTGATTATACTGCCCATTTCTTTAGCTTCGCTTCTAATCATTTTAATTTTATTAGCGAAAGAATTTCATTTGGAATTGCTAAGACCGATCGCAGAAAATGGATGGATACCAATTATGATAGGAAGTATCGTTCCAATCTCTTTATTTGGTGAAGTCATATTGATTGCTATGTTATTCCCCTATGTCGAGGATCAACACAAAGTATTAAGGTATAGCATGCTGGCTGTATTAATCGGAACATTTTTTTTATTTGCCTTAAATGCAGCCGTCATGAGCCTATTTGGTCCGATAGAAGCTACAAATTTAACATTACCAGTATACTCACTCGTTCGTATGATATCTATTGGAGAATTTCTTGAGAGAATTGAGGCGATTATGGTAGCGATATGGATTGGTTTACTATTTATCAAAATGTGTATCTTTTTATATGCAGGCGTACTTGGTACCGGGCAATGGCTTCGTTTAAAATCGACTAAATTTATTATTATTCCTTTTGGAGGAGTTGCGTTAATTCTTTCTTATATATCCTTTAAGAACATTGCTGATCTCAAATATTTTACTACGCCAAAGCATTGGGGTGCCTATAGCCTAACACTTGAATTTTTGATTCCATGCATTTTATTAGCCGTATCATTTTATCGAAAAAGGAAGAGAGCAATATGA
- a CDS encoding ABC transporter permease, translating to MRKNLVKGWRPVLVLLLLFVIWEIVVKIAEVPEWLLPPPSKIFAEAMTGWRDFYPDVFSTVKISLFGFAIGAFIGLAVAILLHLVPILRDSFYPLLILSQNVPIIVLAPLLVIWFGFGLLPKMIVITLVCFFPITVAALDGFSQTPSELKHYMMMAGASKTQLFWKLELPFSLPSIFSGLKISATYSVMGAVISEWLGAKQGIGVFMTFASSSFRTDRVFVAIFTIMFLSLLFFSLIVFIERRVVRWQPKGDYNK from the coding sequence ATGAGGAAGAATCTTGTAAAAGGGTGGAGACCGGTATTAGTTCTCCTCCTTTTGTTTGTCATTTGGGAAATTGTCGTAAAAATAGCAGAAGTTCCGGAATGGCTTCTTCCGCCGCCATCAAAGATTTTCGCAGAGGCCATGACTGGGTGGCGTGATTTTTATCCAGATGTGTTTTCGACGGTTAAAATTTCACTATTTGGATTTGCGATTGGAGCATTCATTGGACTGGCGGTCGCCATTTTACTGCATTTAGTTCCTATTTTGAGGGATTCCTTCTATCCATTGTTGATTTTATCGCAAAATGTGCCCATTATCGTTCTTGCCCCACTATTGGTAATTTGGTTTGGGTTTGGGTTATTACCAAAAATGATTGTGATCACCCTAGTTTGTTTCTTTCCCATTACAGTGGCAGCTTTGGATGGATTTAGCCAAACCCCTTCAGAGTTGAAGCATTATATGATGATGGCAGGTGCATCAAAAACGCAGCTTTTTTGGAAATTGGAGCTGCCGTTTTCGTTGCCATCGATTTTTTCAGGCTTAAAGATCTCTGCTACGTATAGTGTAATGGGGGCAGTTATTTCCGAATGGCTTGGTGCTAAGCAGGGGATCGGTGTCTTTATGACATTCGCATCGTCGTCTTTTCGAACGGATCGGGTGTTCGTTGCTATTTTTACGATCATGTTCTTGAGCCTTTTATTTTTCTCTTTAATCGTTTTTATAGAACGAAGAGTGGTTCGTTGGCAGCCGAAAGGGGATTATAACAAATGA
- a CDS encoding ABC transporter ATP-binding protein codes for MSYLRFQNVSKRFGQNEVLKDLDFSINKNEFVSIIGPSGSGKSTIFNLIGGILSPDEGDILLDGQTINGKRGFISYMPQTSSLFPWRTILENVLLGQELQGKKEVKAAREMLAIAGLSDYENAYPHVLSGGMKQRAAFIRALLSPQEVICLDEPFSALDELTRFEMQKWLMEMWESHRRTILFITHNIEEALFLSDRVMMLSGKPAKVVSNLEVPFERPRHERILLDESFIRWKRDLYYQLVGEVK; via the coding sequence ATGAGCTATCTCCGTTTTCAAAACGTTTCAAAGCGTTTCGGGCAAAACGAAGTACTAAAAGACCTTGATTTTTCAATCAATAAAAATGAATTTGTTTCTATTATTGGCCCTTCAGGTAGTGGGAAAAGCACCATTTTTAATTTAATTGGCGGCATTCTTTCACCAGATGAAGGGGATATCCTTTTAGACGGTCAGACCATTAATGGCAAGCGTGGTTTTATTAGCTATATGCCGCAAACTTCTTCTCTTTTCCCATGGAGGACGATACTTGAAAATGTCCTTCTTGGTCAAGAACTTCAGGGAAAAAAAGAAGTAAAAGCAGCACGAGAGATGCTGGCGATCGCAGGACTCTCTGATTATGAAAACGCCTATCCTCACGTGCTTTCAGGAGGAATGAAGCAGCGGGCTGCTTTTATCCGTGCCTTATTGAGCCCGCAAGAGGTGATCTGTCTTGATGAGCCGTTTTCAGCTTTGGATGAGCTGACCCGATTTGAAATGCAGAAATGGTTAATGGAAATGTGGGAATCACATCGAAGGACTATTCTATTTATTACTCATAATATTGAGGAAGCACTGTTTCTATCTGATCGGGTGATGATGCTGTCTGGTAAGCCAGCAAAAGTCGTTTCAAACCTAGAGGTTCCTTTTGAAAGGCCACGGCACGAAAGGATTCTGTTAGATGAAAGCTTTATTCGATGGAAAAGGGATTTATATTACCAATTAGTAGGTGAAGTCAAATGA
- a CDS encoding BA3454 family stress response protein yields the protein MIEVTVTVKYKERNYQTNVIANKEMSWEKIKLLAKEQVEKQWGV from the coding sequence ATGATAGAAGTAACAGTAACAGTTAAATATAAAGAAAGAAATTATCAAACCAATGTTATTGCTAATAAAGAAATGAGCTGGGAAAAAATTAAACTTTTAGCAAAAGAACAAGTTGAAAAACAATGGGGTGTGTAA